One genomic window of Tatumella citrea includes the following:
- the sspA gene encoding stringent starvation protein SspA, giving the protein MAVAANKRSVMTLFSGLTDIFSHQVRIVLAEKGVSVEIEQVDMDNLPQDLIDLNPYCTVPTLVDRELTLYESRIIMEYLDERFPHPPLMPVYPVARGESRLMMHRIEQDWYSLMFLIEKGTAQEADDARKQLREQLLAIAPLFSRTPFFMSEEFSLVDCYLAPLLWRLPSMGVDLSGAGSKELKGYMTRVFERDSFLASLTETEREMRLQFRG; this is encoded by the coding sequence ATGGCTGTCGCTGCCAACAAACGTTCGGTAATGACACTGTTTTCCGGACTCACTGATATTTTCAGCCATCAGGTGCGCATTGTACTGGCTGAAAAGGGCGTTAGTGTGGAGATTGAACAGGTCGATATGGATAACCTTCCGCAGGATCTGATAGATCTTAATCCGTATTGTACGGTCCCTACTCTGGTTGACCGTGAGCTGACGTTGTATGAATCACGCATTATCATGGAATATCTGGATGAACGTTTTCCTCATCCTCCATTAATGCCGGTTTATCCTGTCGCCCGCGGTGAAAGTCGTTTGATGATGCACCGTATCGAACAAGACTGGTACAGCCTGATGTTCCTGATCGAAAAAGGAACCGCTCAGGAAGCTGACGATGCCCGTAAACAACTGCGCGAACAGCTGCTGGCAATTGCTCCTTTATTTTCCCGTACTCCGTTCTTCATGAGTGAAGAATTTAGCCTCGTAGATTGCTATCTGGCACCGCTGTTATGGCGTTTGCCGTCAATGGGCGTAGATCTGAGTGGTGCGGGTTCAAAAGAACTTAAAGGTTATATGACCCGTGTGTTCGAACGTGATTCTTTCCTGGCTTCGCTGACCGAAACTGAACGTGAAATGCGCCTGCAATTTCGGGGTTAA
- the argR gene encoding transcriptional regulator ArgR: MRTSSKQEDLIRAFKALLKEEKFSSQGEIVVALQDDGFNNINQSKVSRMLTKFGAVRTRNAKMEMVYCLPAELGVPTTSSPLKNLVLDIDYNDALVVIHTSPGAAQLIARLLDSLGKAEGILGTIAGDDTIFVTPSRNFTVKKLYDAILTLFEQEL; the protein is encoded by the coding sequence ATGCGAACCTCCTCTAAACAAGAAGATTTAATCAGAGCTTTTAAAGCACTGCTAAAAGAAGAAAAGTTTAGTTCTCAGGGCGAAATTGTAGTTGCTCTTCAGGACGACGGCTTTAACAACATAAACCAGTCTAAAGTCTCACGGATGCTGACAAAGTTCGGTGCGGTACGTACACGAAATGCAAAAATGGAAATGGTTTACTGTTTGCCGGCAGAACTGGGCGTTCCAACGACCAGTAGTCCACTGAAAAACCTGGTATTAGATATTGATTATAACGATGCTCTGGTCGTTATTCATACCAGCCCGGGCGCCGCTCAGTTAATTGCCAGGCTGCTCGACTCACTGGGAAAAGCAGAGGGTATTCTTGGAACAATTGCCGGTGATGACACTATCTTTGTTACCCCCTCACGCAACTTTACCGTGAAAAAACTTTACGATGCCATTCTGACCCTGTTTGAACAGGAGCTCTAA
- the rplM gene encoding 50S ribosomal protein L13 → MKTFTAKPETVQRDWYVVDATGKTLGRLATELARRLRGKHKAEYTPHVDTGDYIIVLNADKVAVTGNKRSDKIYYHHTGHIGGIKQATFEEMIARRPERVIEIAVKGMLPKGPLGRAMYRKLKVYAGNEHNHAAQQPQVLDI, encoded by the coding sequence ATGAAAACTTTTACAGCTAAACCAGAAACCGTCCAGCGTGACTGGTATGTTGTTGATGCGACAGGCAAAACTTTAGGTCGTTTAGCGACTGAACTGGCTCGTCGTCTGCGTGGTAAGCATAAAGCGGAATACACTCCGCACGTTGATACCGGTGATTACATTATCGTTCTGAACGCTGATAAAGTTGCTGTTACCGGCAACAAGCGTAGCGATAAAATTTATTACCATCACACCGGCCACATCGGTGGTATCAAGCAAGCGACCTTCGAAGAGATGATCGCTCGCCGTCCTGAGCGTGTGATTGAAATCGCGGTTAAAGGCATGCTGCCAAAAGGCCCGCTGGGTCGTGCTATGTACCGTAAACTGAAAGTTTACGCAGGTAACGAGCACAACCATGCGGCACAGCAACCGCAAGTTCTTGACATTTAA
- the aaeX gene encoding p-hydroxybenzoic acid efflux pump operon protein AaeX, whose translation MSVHPVLVVFGLSFPPIFVELILSLLLFWLVKRILTPSGIYDLVWHPSLFNTALYCCVFYFVSSLMV comes from the coding sequence ATGAGTGTGCATCCGGTTTTAGTCGTCTTTGGGCTATCTTTTCCGCCCATTTTCGTAGAACTGATCCTTTCACTGCTGCTGTTCTGGCTGGTGAAGAGGATCCTGACCCCCAGCGGGATCTATGATCTTGTCTGGCATCCTTCTCTTTTTAACACAGCGCTGTATTGCTGTGTCTTTTATTTTGTCTCCAGCTTAATGGTCTGA
- the aaeA gene encoding p-hydroxybenzoic acid efflux pump subunit AaeA, producing the protein MKTLIRKIARYAITLILVVIAIIIVFRAWVYYTESPWTRDAKFAADVVAISPDVTGLVSEVKVHDNQFVKKGETLFIVDRPRFQEALDEAQANVEYYQAVVAEKRREAARRNKIGTLALSKETVDQANNDLQTSEHQLAQAVAARDLAQIDLTRTDVQAPSDGWVTNLTVFGGEFITRGSVAVALVKAQSFYVIAYMEETKLDGVKPGYRAEITPLGSNVTLRGTVDSIAAGVTNSSSTVDSKGMATVDSDLEWVRLAQRVPVRIHLDQQPGNRFPSGTTATVVVTGEKDRPHEKPTFISGLLNRLREFG; encoded by the coding sequence GTGAAAACGCTTATAAGAAAAATCGCACGCTATGCGATAACCCTGATTCTGGTGGTCATTGCCATCATCATCGTATTCAGGGCCTGGGTCTACTACACCGAGTCACCCTGGACCAGGGATGCCAAATTTGCTGCAGATGTGGTTGCAATCTCTCCTGATGTCACGGGACTGGTTAGTGAAGTCAAAGTTCACGATAACCAGTTCGTTAAGAAAGGCGAGACACTGTTTATTGTCGACCGTCCGCGTTTCCAGGAGGCGCTGGATGAAGCTCAGGCAAATGTTGAATACTATCAGGCAGTCGTGGCGGAAAAACGTCGTGAAGCCGCACGTCGTAATAAGATAGGTACTCTGGCATTGTCGAAAGAAACCGTCGATCAGGCTAATAATGATTTACAAACCAGCGAGCATCAGCTGGCGCAGGCTGTCGCGGCACGTGATTTAGCTCAGATTGATCTGACCCGTACCGATGTCCAGGCGCCTTCAGATGGTTGGGTGACAAACCTGACTGTCTTCGGGGGAGAGTTTATTACCCGTGGTTCAGTGGCGGTGGCTCTGGTTAAAGCTCAGTCTTTCTATGTTATTGCCTATATGGAAGAGACCAAACTGGATGGTGTTAAACCGGGTTACCGGGCTGAAATCACTCCACTGGGCAGCAATGTCACCCTGCGTGGCACTGTGGATAGTATCGCCGCCGGGGTAACCAACAGTAGCAGTACGGTTGACTCTAAAGGAATGGCAACGGTTGACTCCGATCTTGAATGGGTCAGGCTGGCGCAACGTGTGCCGGTGCGCATTCATCTAGATCAACAACCGGGTAACCGCTTCCCTTCAGGCACCACTGCCACTGTGGTTGTGACTGGTGAAAAAGATCGCCCTCATGAAAAACCTACGTTTATCTCAGGTCTGCTAAATAGATTAAGAGAATTTGGTTAA
- the zapE gene encoding cell division protein ZapE yields the protein MQMTSPLVLYQQELNRGAFQPDDVQKAAITRLDSIYQSFTSQSDAQTPPKKGMFGRLSGLLGKSKQDEITPVRGLYMWGGVGRGKTWIMDLFFQSIPGERKLRLHFHRFMLRVHEQLTELQGHSDPLLIIADRFKSETDLLCFDEFFVSDITDAMLLGTLMEALFERGITLVATSNIPPDDLYRNGLQRARFLPAIEQINRHCDVMNVDAGIDYRLRTLTSAHLWKTPVTPQAVEEMASMFGALAGCDYSQAASPVLEVNHRQMATLKEHGGVVALDFVTLCGEGRSQLDYIELSRRYHSVFLFNVPVLTTTTEDQARRFLALVDEFYERHVKLIVCAEAALEDIYVGNQLKFEYQRCLSRLQEMQSEEFLRRPHLP from the coding sequence ATGCAAATGACATCACCCCTGGTCCTGTATCAGCAAGAGCTTAACCGTGGCGCTTTTCAGCCTGATGACGTACAGAAGGCGGCAATTACCCGACTGGATTCGATTTATCAGTCTTTTACCTCACAAAGTGATGCACAGACACCCCCAAAAAAAGGGATGTTTGGCCGCCTTTCCGGATTACTGGGCAAGAGTAAACAGGATGAGATAACCCCGGTTCGGGGGCTGTATATGTGGGGAGGGGTGGGCCGTGGGAAAACCTGGATCATGGATCTGTTTTTTCAGTCTATTCCTGGTGAGAGAAAACTTCGCTTACATTTCCATCGTTTTATGCTGCGGGTACATGAACAACTCACCGAGTTGCAGGGGCACAGCGACCCGTTACTGATAATTGCAGACCGCTTCAAATCAGAAACCGATTTATTGTGTTTTGATGAGTTCTTTGTCTCTGATATTACCGATGCCATGTTACTTGGAACCCTGATGGAAGCCTTGTTTGAACGTGGAATTACACTGGTAGCAACATCAAATATTCCCCCCGATGATCTGTATCGTAATGGTTTGCAAAGGGCTCGTTTTTTACCGGCAATCGAACAGATTAATCGTCACTGTGATGTGATGAATGTGGATGCAGGGATTGATTATCGTCTGAGGACATTAACTTCAGCGCATCTATGGAAAACACCGGTCACGCCACAGGCGGTTGAAGAGATGGCGTCGATGTTTGGCGCGCTTGCCGGCTGTGATTACTCACAGGCAGCATCACCTGTTCTGGAAGTGAATCACCGTCAGATGGCAACTCTCAAGGAGCATGGTGGTGTAGTGGCGCTGGATTTTGTCACTCTTTGTGGCGAAGGGCGTAGCCAGCTAGACTATATAGAGTTGTCGAGACGCTATCATAGTGTGTTTTTGTTTAATGTGCCGGTACTCACAACGACGACGGAAGACCAGGCAAGACGATTTCTGGCATTAGTCGATGAGTTTTACGAACGACATGTTAAACTGATCGTCTGCGCAGAAGCAGCACTGGAAGATATTTATGTCGGCAATCAGCTGAAATTTGAATACCAGCGCTGCCTTTCACGTCTGCAGGAGATGCAGAGTGAAGAGTTTCTGCGCCGCCCTCATTTGCCCTGA
- the rpsI gene encoding 30S ribosomal protein S9 has translation MAETQNYGTGRRKSSSARVFIKPGSGNIVINQRSLEQYFGRETARMVVRQPLELIDMVGKFDLYITVKGGGISGQAGAIRHGITRALMEYDESLRSELRKAGFVTRDARKVERKKVGLRKARRRPQFSKR, from the coding sequence ATGGCTGAAACTCAAAACTACGGCACAGGTCGCCGCAAAAGCTCCTCCGCTCGCGTCTTTATCAAGCCGGGAAGCGGTAACATCGTTATCAATCAGCGCTCTTTAGAGCAGTATTTCGGTCGTGAGACTGCACGTATGGTCGTGCGTCAGCCACTGGAACTGATCGATATGGTTGGAAAATTTGATCTGTACATCACTGTTAAAGGTGGTGGTATCTCTGGTCAGGCTGGTGCGATCCGTCACGGTATCACACGCGCTCTGATGGAATATGACGAATCTCTGCGTTCAGAACTGCGCAAAGCGGGCTTTGTTACCCGTGATGCACGTAAAGTTGAACGTAAGAAAGTCGGTCTGCGTAAAGCACGTCGTCGTCCACAGTTCTCCAAACGTTAA
- the aaeB gene encoding p-hydroxybenzoic acid efflux pump subunit AaeB: protein MVQYFRFPVKLTFAILLALIVGFYCNLETPRWAVMTAGIVAGGQAFAAGGDPYSGALRHRGILRIIGTFIGCLAALTIMIFTARAPVVMLLLCCLWSGFCVWWSSMIRVENSYALGLAGYTALIIIVTVDASGTLQLVPRFAVERCCEIIIGIVCAIVADMIFSPRSIKKVVDQEVESLLLAHYQLLQLCVRHKSKEELDKAWNALVRRTSAFSGMRSQLRMESSHWRNASRRMKMLHTLSLTMITQAAETFLIQNTREHYVPEAFHQLIDQDVSNIVEFRKQLKDLRRLLTLNETSDIPVTLSSWVGAASEYLLLMKGIQSNARINKTEETILQSEGEVHVRSAETHPAMINGIRTFAATALGSLFWLYTGWSAGSACMVMLAVVTSLAMRLPNPLMMAKDFLYGMSVAVPLGAIYYVFLMPGSQQSLFLLCLIMGTLAFVCGIFIQRRQLGTLGAFIGTLNILVLSNPMSFSINTFIDSALGQVIGCFVSMMVILLIRDKSKARTGRKILNRFMYAAVSALTTNPERRRENHLPSLYQQLFLLLNLFPGDIDKYRLALTLIISHQRLRKADIPQIADLSEFHRRLRYTGDRIISSHSEEKKRYYYHRLLQEFEIYQQKLEQYSAPVSVTEPVHRLADILSRYQNTMINI from the coding sequence ATGGTTCAGTATTTTCGTTTTCCGGTTAAATTAACCTTTGCTATCCTGCTGGCGCTTATCGTGGGTTTCTATTGTAATTTAGAAACCCCGCGCTGGGCGGTAATGACTGCCGGCATTGTTGCCGGTGGTCAGGCATTTGCTGCCGGTGGTGACCCTTATTCCGGTGCTCTGCGACATCGTGGAATACTGCGTATCATCGGGACCTTTATTGGTTGCCTGGCTGCACTGACTATCATGATCTTCACAGCACGGGCCCCGGTTGTCATGCTGTTGCTGTGCTGCTTATGGTCAGGATTCTGTGTCTGGTGGTCATCGATGATCCGGGTGGAAAACTCTTATGCCCTGGGCCTGGCAGGTTATACGGCACTGATTATCATCGTAACGGTAGATGCCAGCGGTACTCTGCAACTGGTACCTCGCTTTGCGGTAGAACGCTGCTGTGAAATTATCATCGGTATTGTCTGCGCTATCGTTGCCGATATGATTTTCTCTCCCCGCTCGATCAAAAAAGTGGTCGATCAGGAAGTCGAATCTTTATTGTTAGCCCATTATCAACTGCTACAGTTGTGTGTCAGGCACAAAAGCAAAGAAGAACTGGATAAAGCGTGGAATGCGCTGGTACGCCGGACCAGTGCTTTTAGCGGTATGCGCAGTCAGTTGCGGATGGAATCCAGCCACTGGCGTAATGCCAGCCGGCGCATGAAAATGTTACACACATTATCACTCACCATGATTACCCAGGCGGCAGAAACGTTCCTTATCCAAAATACGCGGGAACACTATGTACCGGAGGCTTTTCATCAGCTCATCGATCAGGATGTCAGCAATATTGTAGAATTCCGCAAACAACTTAAAGATTTGCGACGTTTACTGACACTGAATGAAACCTCCGATATTCCGGTAACCCTTAGTAGTTGGGTGGGTGCTGCTTCTGAGTATTTGCTGTTGATGAAAGGTATTCAAAGCAACGCACGAATTAATAAAACCGAAGAAACTATTCTGCAAAGTGAAGGCGAAGTTCATGTCCGTTCCGCAGAAACCCATCCAGCAATGATTAACGGAATCCGTACTTTTGCTGCGACGGCGTTGGGATCGTTGTTTTGGTTATATACTGGCTGGAGCGCCGGCAGTGCCTGTATGGTGATGTTGGCTGTTGTGACTTCACTGGCGATGCGTCTGCCTAACCCTCTGATGATGGCAAAAGATTTCCTGTATGGTATGTCTGTGGCAGTGCCTTTGGGAGCGATTTACTACGTATTCCTAATGCCGGGCAGCCAGCAAAGCCTGTTTTTGCTGTGTCTGATTATGGGCACTTTGGCTTTTGTCTGCGGAATTTTTATCCAGCGGCGCCAACTGGGTACTCTGGGAGCATTTATTGGTACGCTCAATATTTTAGTGCTCAGTAACCCGATGAGTTTTTCCATTAATACGTTTATTGACAGTGCACTGGGTCAGGTTATTGGATGTTTTGTATCTATGATGGTGATATTGCTGATCCGTGATAAATCCAAAGCCCGTACCGGACGCAAAATTCTTAACCGGTTTATGTATGCTGCAGTCTCTGCATTAACGACAAACCCGGAAAGGCGTAGGGAAAATCATCTCCCTTCTCTATATCAGCAACTATTTCTGTTATTAAATCTGTTTCCCGGCGATATTGATAAATACCGCCTGGCGTTGACTTTAATTATCAGTCACCAACGTTTACGTAAGGCTGATATTCCACAGATTGCTGATTTGTCTGAATTCCATCGCCGCTTGCGCTATACCGGAGACAGAATCATTTCATCTCATAGTGAGGAGAAGAAACGCTACTATTATCACCGGTTGCTGCAGGAGTTTGAGATTTATCAGCAAAAGCTTGAACAATACTCAGCCCCGGTGTCGGTAACGGAACCTGTGCATCGGCTGGCCGATATTTTGTCGCGCTATCAGAACACTATGATTAATATCTGA
- the degS gene encoding outer membrane-stress sensor serine endopeptidase DegS, whose protein sequence is MLLKLLRSVIIGLIVAVVILLVMPGFHYGSRLLALANHSDDSAEEPVVSFSQGVRRAAPAVVNVYNRNTQTNNSRGITTLGSGVIMNNKGYILTNKHVINNADQIIVALQDGRFFEATLVGSDTMTDLAVLKISATNLPVIPINPKRIPHIGDVVMAIGNPYNLGQTVTQGIISATGRVGLSSSGRQNFLQTDASINQGNSGGALINSQGELMGINTLTFDKSSDGETPEGIGFAIPTALATQIMDKLIRYGRVIRGFIGITTREIPALNGHGNSLDKIQGIVVSKVAPGGPAEQAGIQANDLLLSVNGKPAVSAQETMDQVAEIRPGTVIQVELLRNDKKMTIPVTIREFPQDNGAANSSTSP, encoded by the coding sequence ATGCTACTCAAATTATTACGTTCGGTGATTATCGGCCTTATCGTGGCAGTAGTGATACTGCTGGTGATGCCTGGATTCCACTATGGAAGCCGTCTGCTGGCACTGGCTAACCATTCAGATGATAGTGCCGAAGAACCGGTTGTCAGTTTTAGTCAGGGTGTACGACGGGCCGCACCTGCGGTCGTTAACGTCTACAACCGCAATACTCAAACCAATAACAGCCGCGGGATTACCACTCTGGGTTCCGGGGTGATCATGAATAACAAAGGCTACATTCTGACCAACAAGCATGTCATCAATAATGCGGATCAAATAATTGTTGCCTTACAGGACGGACGTTTCTTCGAAGCAACACTGGTAGGTTCAGATACCATGACCGACCTCGCGGTTTTGAAAATTTCAGCCACCAATTTACCGGTCATTCCTATCAACCCGAAACGAATCCCTCATATTGGTGATGTGGTGATGGCTATTGGCAACCCGTATAACCTGGGACAAACCGTAACTCAGGGCATTATCAGTGCTACCGGACGCGTAGGATTGAGTTCATCCGGACGACAGAACTTTCTGCAAACCGATGCTTCAATCAATCAGGGAAATTCCGGCGGAGCGCTGATCAACTCACAAGGTGAGCTGATGGGGATAAACACTCTGACGTTTGATAAAAGCAGCGACGGAGAGACTCCGGAAGGTATTGGTTTTGCGATCCCGACGGCTTTGGCGACTCAGATCATGGATAAGCTTATCCGCTACGGCCGGGTGATCCGTGGATTTATCGGGATAACCACACGGGAAATTCCGGCCCTCAATGGCCACGGTAACAGCCTTGATAAAATACAGGGAATTGTAGTCAGTAAAGTTGCCCCCGGGGGCCCGGCAGAACAGGCAGGCATACAAGCTAATGACCTGTTATTAAGCGTAAATGGTAAACCTGCAGTCTCTGCACAGGAAACAATGGACCAGGTGGCTGAAATTCGCCCGGGTACAGTAATTCAGGTTGAATTGCTGCGTAATGATAAAAAGATGACTATTCCTGTCACCATCCGCGAATTTCCTCAGGACAACGGTGCAGCTAACTCCTCTACCTCACCTTAA
- the aaeR gene encoding HTH-type transcriptional activator AaeR, whose amino-acid sequence MERLKGMSVFAKVVDLGSFTAAARQLHLSVSSVSQTIAKLEDELQVKLLNRSTRSIGLTEAGRIYYQGCKKMLSEAAQVHEQLYAFNNTPIGTLRIGSTTTMARIVLSPMTAKLLNDYPGLSVNLITGNPSPDLIAHGLDLVIRAGNLESSALFSRRLGSMPMVLCASTRFPELRNLPARPEELESFVWLEYSVYPYNEFELTGPDGQTFNLSPKGRFATNDPLSLIGWLKAGSGIAYMPLMWVLDDVKQGEIEILYPQYQSKPRPVYALYTEKDKLPLKVQVCIDYLTEYFREMALKYQEYSSRS is encoded by the coding sequence ATGGAACGTTTAAAAGGTATGTCAGTTTTTGCGAAAGTGGTTGATCTAGGCTCTTTCACCGCTGCCGCACGCCAGTTGCACCTGAGTGTCTCATCCGTCAGCCAGACTATCGCGAAACTTGAAGATGAACTGCAGGTCAAACTGCTCAATCGCAGCACCCGTAGTATCGGATTAACTGAAGCTGGCAGGATTTATTACCAGGGATGCAAGAAAATGCTGAGTGAGGCAGCACAGGTGCATGAACAGCTGTATGCCTTCAATAACACGCCAATAGGTACCCTGCGAATTGGCAGCACCACCACAATGGCAAGAATTGTATTATCGCCAATGACAGCAAAATTGCTGAACGACTATCCGGGACTAAGCGTTAACCTGATTACCGGCAATCCTTCTCCGGACCTGATCGCCCACGGGCTGGATTTAGTTATCAGAGCAGGGAATCTTGAGAGTTCTGCACTATTTTCACGGCGGCTGGGCAGTATGCCTATGGTACTTTGCGCCTCCACCCGTTTTCCCGAACTGCGAAACCTGCCAGCACGGCCTGAAGAGTTAGAAAGCTTTGTCTGGCTGGAATACAGCGTTTATCCCTACAACGAATTTGAGCTGACAGGCCCGGATGGCCAGACTTTTAATCTGTCACCAAAAGGACGTTTTGCAACCAATGATCCGCTCAGCCTGATTGGCTGGTTAAAGGCAGGCTCTGGTATTGCCTATATGCCGCTGATGTGGGTACTCGATGACGTGAAACAAGGTGAAATAGAGATCCTCTATCCCCAGTATCAGTCGAAGCCCCGGCCGGTATATGCGCTTTATACCGAAAAAGATAAACTGCCATTAAAAGTGCAGGTTTGTATCGACTATCTCACCGAATACTTCCGGGAGATGGCATTGAAATATCAGGAATACAGCAGCAGAAGCTAA
- a CDS encoding Do family serine endopeptidase, with protein sequence MKKLSPLLLAMALSAGLNFSFSLPAHASLPFKVEGQQLPSLAPMLAQVLPAVVSVKVSGIQPASNDQNIPEPLKKFFGQQPQQNPQGQPFEGLGSGVVIDAQKGYILTNYHVINGATKITVELSDGSDYTAKLIGSDSQSDIALLQISNPKNLTQIKIGNSDQLQVGDFAVAIGNPFGLGQTATSGIISALGRSGLNIEGLENFIQTDAAINRGNSGGALVNLRGELIGINTAILASGGGNIGIGFAIPGNMAINIADQLIKYGKVKHGQLGIKGTDLTSDMAKAFNVNVSHGAFVAQVLPGSAADKAGIKAGDIITTLNDKAISGFAELRVKVGTTAPGEKVRLGLLRDGKTVNVVVTLDQSDSTSGASATLPQPAFQGAEFGDGETADKQKGVKVTSVAKQSAAEQVGLHTGDIIVSINRQRVQSLDELKKVLDTKPDVIALNVIRGKDSIYLLMR encoded by the coding sequence ATGAAAAAACTATCACCGTTACTGCTTGCTATGGCGTTGAGTGCCGGGCTGAATTTCTCTTTTTCACTGCCTGCGCACGCCAGCCTCCCATTTAAGGTTGAGGGTCAACAGCTCCCTTCACTGGCTCCAATGCTGGCACAGGTTTTGCCGGCAGTAGTCAGCGTTAAAGTGAGTGGTATTCAGCCAGCATCTAATGATCAGAATATCCCTGAGCCATTGAAAAAATTCTTTGGACAGCAGCCACAGCAAAATCCTCAGGGCCAGCCATTTGAAGGACTGGGTTCAGGTGTGGTCATTGATGCCCAGAAAGGTTATATCCTGACCAACTACCATGTTATCAATGGCGCCACTAAAATCACGGTAGAACTAAGTGATGGCAGTGATTACACCGCCAAACTGATCGGCAGTGACAGCCAGTCAGATATTGCATTACTGCAGATCAGTAATCCCAAAAATCTGACCCAGATTAAAATCGGTAACTCGGACCAACTACAAGTAGGTGACTTTGCGGTTGCTATTGGTAACCCGTTTGGACTGGGGCAAACCGCGACTTCCGGTATTATCTCGGCCCTTGGCCGTAGCGGTCTGAATATCGAAGGTCTGGAGAACTTTATCCAGACTGATGCTGCCATTAACCGTGGTAATTCAGGTGGAGCCCTGGTTAACCTGCGCGGTGAGTTAATTGGTATTAACACCGCAATTCTGGCATCCGGCGGTGGAAATATCGGTATCGGGTTTGCTATCCCCGGTAATATGGCCATCAATATTGCCGATCAGTTGATCAAATACGGTAAGGTGAAACACGGCCAGTTGGGAATCAAAGGGACTGATCTCACCTCGGATATGGCCAAGGCCTTCAACGTGAATGTCAGCCATGGTGCGTTTGTTGCTCAGGTATTACCAGGTTCCGCGGCAGATAAAGCAGGCATTAAAGCTGGCGATATTATTACCACCCTGAATGATAAGGCGATTTCCGGATTTGCCGAATTGCGGGTCAAAGTAGGAACCACAGCCCCGGGTGAAAAAGTTCGGCTGGGATTATTGCGTGATGGCAAAACCGTCAATGTCGTGGTCACTCTGGATCAAAGTGATTCCACGTCTGGTGCATCGGCCACGTTACCGCAACCTGCATTCCAGGGCGCTGAATTTGGTGACGGAGAAACTGCTGATAAGCAGAAAGGCGTGAAAGTAACGTCGGTCGCCAAACAAAGTGCTGCCGAACAGGTTGGCCTGCATACCGGTGATATCATTGTCAGTATTAACCGTCAGCGGGTACAAAGCCTTGATGAACTGAAAAAAGTGCTCGATACCAAACCGGATGTTATTGCCCTGAACGTCATTCGTGGTAAAGACAGTATCTACCTGTTAATGCGTTAA
- the zapG gene encoding Z-ring associated protein ZapG, translating to MTWEYGLIGLVIGLVIGAVAMRFGNKKLREQRNVQYELEKSKAELEEYRKELTGHFARSAELLDNMAHDYRQLYQHMAKGSNDLLPNLPGDQNPFAWQDTEAEADNDQAPVQIPRDYSEGASGLLRSGPVNHK from the coding sequence ATGACCTGGGAATATGGGCTAATCGGATTAGTAATTGGGCTTGTCATTGGCGCTGTTGCTATGCGCTTTGGAAATAAAAAATTACGTGAGCAACGTAACGTTCAGTATGAGTTGGAAAAATCCAAAGCTGAACTGGAAGAGTACCGTAAAGAACTGACCGGCCATTTTGCACGCAGTGCCGAATTGCTGGATAACATGGCACACGATTACCGCCAGCTTTATCAGCACATGGCGAAAGGCTCAAACGATCTGTTACCTAATTTACCCGGTGATCAGAATCCATTTGCCTGGCAGGATACTGAAGCTGAAGCGGATAATGATCAGGCTCCTGTACAAATCCCACGGGATTACTCTGAAGGCGCTTCAGGGTTGCTGAGAAGCGGCCCGGTGAACCACAAATAA
- a CDS encoding YdgH/BhsA/McbA-like domain containing protein: MNIKAGLAMVSVLSALSFSTFAAQSVSSEQAQGMQSLGVITVSGIDASPSDINEQLNNKAELLGAKAYHVTEAYINGNYHETAIIYK; the protein is encoded by the coding sequence GTGAATATAAAAGCCGGCCTGGCGATGGTGAGCGTTTTATCTGCTCTTTCATTTAGTACTTTTGCTGCGCAGTCTGTCAGCAGCGAACAGGCTCAGGGCATGCAGTCTCTTGGCGTTATTACCGTCAGCGGAATCGATGCCTCCCCTTCGGATATTAATGAACAATTAAATAATAAAGCAGAGCTATTGGGCGCAAAAGCCTATCATGTCACCGAAGCGTATATTAATGGCAACTATCATGAAACTGCCATAATTTATAAATAA